The following coding sequences lie in one Sorghum bicolor cultivar BTx623 chromosome 6, Sorghum_bicolor_NCBIv3, whole genome shotgun sequence genomic window:
- the LOC8065959 gene encoding 60 kDa jasmonate-induced protein, with product MEHPSLSMAIFLLALSLLPSNNIDQAQASPAAGEKPNHGGTAPAELIPIKLVGRDGDRITLALQPHDLSLAGFANGSHHWFIFPGNEHLIRNGTTLPFGNTYRDLIGGLANLPSLPLGREPALRAISAISACDVDDELGALKRGLATLTVTKCEALRLAPVRDTVSGGWESGDARLTEQHLRYIEHWDTISFEIVRAHKTGEWNGPFTELLRKKADIHSKEEALAVVSVVANPTLAQVLMAHARSA from the coding sequence ATGGAGCATCCTTCTCTTTCCATGGCGATATTCCTCCTTGCTCTCTCTCTCCTACCCAGCAACAACATCGACCAAGCACAGGCATCACCCGCAGCAGGTGAAAAACCAaaccacggcggcacggcgccgGCGGAGCTGATCCCTATCAAGCTGGTGGGACGCGACGGCGACAGGATCACCCTAGCCCTGCAGCCCCACGACCTCTCCCTCGCCGGCTTCGCCAACGGGAGCCACCACTGGTTCATCTTCCCCGGCAACGAGCACCTGATCCGCAACGGCACCACGCTCCCGTTCGGCAACACCTACCGCGACCTCATCGGCGGGCTGGCCAACCTGCCGAGCCTGCCGCTAGGGCGGGAGCCCGCGCTGCGCGCCATCAGCGCCATCTCCGCGTGCGACGTCGACGACGAGCTGGGCGCGCTCAAGCGCGGGCTGGCCACGCTCACGGTGACCAAGTGCGAGGCGCTGCGGCTGGCGCCGGTCAGGGACACGGTCTCCGGCGGCTGGGAGAGCGGCGACGCGCGCCTCACCGAGCAGCACCTCCGGTACATCGAGCACTGGGACACCATCTCCTTTGAGATCGTCCGCGCGCACAAGACGGGGGAGTGGAACGGGCCGTTCACCGAGCTGCTCAGGAAGAAGGCCGACATCCACAGCAAGGAGGAGGCGCTCGCCGTCGTCAGTGTGGTTGCCAATCCTACCTTGGCTCAGGTTCTCATGGCGCACGCTCGCAGTGCCTGA